A region of the Stieleria neptunia genome:
TCCGCGAGCGTTGCAAGTATCTGATCAGCCTGGGCGACTGCGCCGTCAGCGGCAATGTGCCGTCGATGCGAAACACGTTCGATTTGGACGAGGTTTTTGACCGCGCGTTTGTTGAAACGGTCCAGGCACAACCGGGCCGGCCCACCGAAAGCTTGCCGACGCTGTTGCGGACCGTCGTGCCGATTCATCATGTCGTCAACGTCGACTTGTTTGTCCAGGGGTGCCCTCCGTCGGCGGACACCATCTGGTACGTGTTGACCGAATTGATCGCAGGCCGCACCCCGGATCCCACCCAAATCACCCGCTTCGGAGCCTGAAGTCCGCCATGGGACGCACGATCAAAATCGATCCCGTTTCTCGCATCGAAGGTCACGCGCACATCACGCTGCACCTGGACGATGACGGCAACGTGGATGATGCGAAATTCCACCTGACGCAGTTCCGTGGCTTTGAAAAATTTTGCGAGGGACGGCCGTTCCCCGAAATGCCCGCGCTGACCGCCCGGACCTGCGGCATTTGCCCGGTCAGCCACCTGGTCGCTTCGTCCAAAGCCTGCGATCACCTGTTGAGCGTGACGATTCCGCCGACCGGGGCCAACCTGCGGCGGTTGATGAACCTGGCTCAATTGATGCAATCCCATGCGCTGTCGTTCTTTCATCTTTCTTCGGCCGACCTGCTGTTGGGCATGGATTCGAATCCGAAGTCGCGAAACATCTTTGGGCTGTTGGCCGTCGATCCCCAATTGGCCAAAGACGGAATCCGATTGCGGCAAATCGGCCAAACGATCATCGAAATTCTGGGCGGCAAAAAGATCCATCCCGGCTGGATGGTCCCCGGCGGCGTCAGCGCGCCGATCACCGAAGAGAAGCGAACCGAAATGTTGGCGATGCTGCCCGAAGGCTTGGAGATCGCCCAGCGGACCTTCGAATCCTTCAAGGGCTTGATCGGAAAGTTTTCCGAGGAAATCGAACACTTCGGCAATTTCCCGACGATGTACCTGAGCCTGATCCAACCCAACGGCGGGCTGGAACACTACGACGGTTTCTTCCGGATCAAAGACGACAGCGGGGCGATCGTCGAAGACATGGTGCCGCTGGAGGAATACGAACGCGTCATCGGTGAAGCGGTCGAACCGTATTCATACATGAAGTTTCCGTATTATCTGCCGGCAGGCTACCCCGAGGGGATTTACCGTGTCGGACCGTTGGCTCGATTGAACAACTGTGACTTCTGCGGAACCAAACTCGCCGACGCGGCGCTGGACGAGTTTCGCGCCTTGCAGCACGGTCGTCCGGTCAGCAGCAGCTTTCACTTTCACTTCGCCCGACTCGTTGAAATCATCTTTGCCCTGGAACGGATGAAGGAGTTGCTGGACAATCCCCACATCCTGGACACGCGGGTTCGAGCCCGTGCACGTGGCAACCGCGACGAGGGCATCGGTGTTGCCGAAGCGCCCCGGGGGACGTTGATTCACCACTACAAGATCGACGACGACGGTCTGATCACGTGGGCCAACCTGATCATCGCGACCGGTCACAACAACCTGGCGATGAATCGCGGCATCAAGCAGGCGGCCGAACACTTCGTCGACGGCAACAACATGCAGGAAGGGATGCTCAATCGAGTCGAGGCGGTGATCCGCTGCTATGACCCGTGTTTGAGTTGTGCCTCGCACGCCTTCGGCCAAATGCCGCTGCGAATCGAATTGCACGATTCACGCGGAAAGGTTTTGGATCAGTTGCTGCGTGAGGTTTCGTAAATCAAGTCTCTCGTTCCCAGGCTCCCGCCTGGGAACGCACCGTCTTGGAGGCTCCCGCCTCCTGGTCGCAAACCGCGTGTGGCGGGAGCCACGCCAGCCTGGTGTTCCCAGGCAGGAGCCTGGGAACAAGTGAACGCTGTAGGTGTTAGCGGAACGGCGCGAGCCGTCCGGTGACGCCGCCCGCGGCGCGTGAAAAACCGGAGGGCTCGCGCCCTGCCGCTAACAAGAAGCATCCCACATTAACTCGTTCCCAGGCTCCCGCCTGGGAACGCACTGTCTTGGAGGCTCCCGCCTCCTGGCCGCAAACCGCGTGTGGCGGGAGCCACATCGGCCTTGTGTTCCCAGGCGGGAGCCCGGGAACAAGTGAAGAACGACACATCCCATGAAACTCGCGGCGCTCGTCATCGGTCTCGGCAATACTCTACGCGGTGATG
Encoded here:
- a CDS encoding NADH-quinone oxidoreductase subunit B family protein: MSESAKITMATAWLDGCSGCHMSFLDLDQRLIELAEKVDIVYSPIVDTKELPGDVDVGILEGAVSTEENLQVAKMFRERCKYLISLGDCAVSGNVPSMRNTFDLDEVFDRAFVETVQAQPGRPTESLPTLLRTVVPIHHVVNVDLFVQGCPPSADTIWYVLTELIAGRTPDPTQITRFGA
- a CDS encoding Ni/Fe hydrogenase subunit alpha — translated: MGRTIKIDPVSRIEGHAHITLHLDDDGNVDDAKFHLTQFRGFEKFCEGRPFPEMPALTARTCGICPVSHLVASSKACDHLLSVTIPPTGANLRRLMNLAQLMQSHALSFFHLSSADLLLGMDSNPKSRNIFGLLAVDPQLAKDGIRLRQIGQTIIEILGGKKIHPGWMVPGGVSAPITEEKRTEMLAMLPEGLEIAQRTFESFKGLIGKFSEEIEHFGNFPTMYLSLIQPNGGLEHYDGFFRIKDDSGAIVEDMVPLEEYERVIGEAVEPYSYMKFPYYLPAGYPEGIYRVGPLARLNNCDFCGTKLADAALDEFRALQHGRPVSSSFHFHFARLVEIIFALERMKELLDNPHILDTRVRARARGNRDEGIGVAEAPRGTLIHHYKIDDDGLITWANLIIATGHNNLAMNRGIKQAAEHFVDGNNMQEGMLNRVEAVIRCYDPCLSCASHAFGQMPLRIELHDSRGKVLDQLLREVS